The genome window AAATGGGGAAACAAAGCAGATGATTTCAGTATCAAATGTGAAACTGGAGTGTGTCACAACAAGGACTTATAAGGAAAGAAAATGTCTTAAAGACAATACATCTCAAAGTAACTTCAGCACAAAAACAAATTGGGTTAAATGATATTGCTTGACATGGTCCACACTTGGACAAACAGTGAATTGATTAATATACCAATCACAAGTTGAATCAAAAGAACTTTCAATCATAGAAGAAAACAAAGATGGGATCACAATTCAAATGTAACAGCACAAAGATTATTTTTCTCTGATCAGGTTCTACTCTTTGATTCATTCCTTTACCATCAGAATCTGTTTACAAAATTGCCCTGAATAAAGTCACAATACTTTCTGTAAATTTGCATACAATCCTTAACAAATTGAACAACTGGTACATGTCCCACATCTGGATAGAACACAATGAAGAATCAATAGTTTTAACTGAGATAAACCCGCTTCAAAACTTTTAGATGGAGCTATGGTTGGAAGAAGAGGAGCTGAATGCATCATTCACTATTCTAAGTGCATAAAGTCAATTAAAAGAGAGAATTTAAGTAGGACAATTGTTCTCACGTCTTAGACAATGCATCAAAAAGACTTTGAGCCTCGCTAGTGACCCCAACACCAATCCGCTCAGCTTCAATCTCTGCTTGTCTGTACATTCACAAACCATTTTACTATAGAAGACATCAGAGACAATCCATCGAATTGGAAACAAAAGGAAAGTTCAAGTTTTTCTGCTAAGTTCATTTCTTAGTCTGATTTATCGAAAGGAAACTTGCACAAGAATTTCGTCTTTCAAATTTTAATGCAACTATCACATGAATCGACTATCTCTATAATTAATTTCCTCACAAAAGTTCATCTATTTCTGAAAATTCGCAGAAGCAAAACCTAAAACTTGgataataaacaaaatgaaccAACACCTCAAAGAAGCCTCTTCTCTGGCCTGGAGACCGGCAAGATCGATGTAGCACTTGTTGAGGTCAAGGGGGTCCTCCGCTTTCTTCAGATACGTGAAGTCCTGGATGTAGTTGGCCTTCAGAAGTCGAATGTTCCTTCGAGCCCCCGCATTCGAACTGCCTTCTTGTGAGCATCGTCGAATCGGTCAAAGACAACGAATCAAGATGACAGGGAAAGCaacaaacaaaaagaagaagaaaaagattcgATCGAAGAGTGCGAGAAGGATATGGATGACGAGGATGTTGGAGGGGCGGTCGTAGGCAACGATTTGGCCTTCGATCTCGTCCCCGAGAGTTGTTCTCAGGGATAGGACGCAGCCCACCGCAAGCTCCTCGCCGCCGCCTCCCTCCATGTGCCTCCTTCCTTCTCCACAGGTTCCCCAAAGCAGAGCTCCGTTGATGAAACCATAAAGCCCATTAATACGTATGATTTCTATTTACATACGTACATATACATAGTACGTACATAAACACTACATGTATACTCTTCCTGTTACATCGATATAAACCAATCCCAATCCCGTGTTTTGTCCGAGACAAAAAATGATCAGAACGCTTCTTCCATTGGGGAAGTTATGTGGGCTCCGTTTGCGTTAGACAGACCAATATTGCCTCTTGGATGGGTTGGGTGTTAGACTGGAACATAGGTGCTGCGACCGGTTCACTCTCTCCCTTTCCCGTTTCACCGACCCGAACCAACCCAAACCAAGAACGGCTCTCCCTTTCACCCCTCTTGCATTCGTCTCGCAAATATAATCCATTTCTCTGCCTCCCCATACGGCcgccaagaagagaagaaaaagccaACCAAAATCCATCTTCCGGTTACGACCCTTGCGATTCCAATCCCCTTTCGCTGTTCGATTGCTGCCTTCGCCCTCCATCGCCATCGTCATCATCCTTCCATCTGTCCTTCCATCGTCTCCCATCGCCAGTCTGTGGGCGGTGGGCGGAATTAGGGTTTCCTCCAGCTCGTCCATCGGGGTCTTCCGCCCCTGGATCTAGTGTTTGGAGGCTTTTTTTGCGCGGTTTGATTCGTTCGGTGATTCGGGAATCGGCAGCGATTGGGAATTGATGGTTCGCGCCGGAGGAGGGATCGGAGGCATCCAAATTGGGAAAGATGCAAGGCTATGCATGGGAGGGAAGGTGAGTGGAAACGGGGGCGGCATATGCGGCCGGTTCCTCCGCCCGGTGATATAGCAGCGTCAGCATCTGCTACCCTATCTCTTCGGCCGCCGCCGGTATCATCAGAGACCCCCTCGGATTCGTTCTTAAAGGTGCCTCCTTCCTTGAGTTTTTATCTtggagatcagaacttggaattgACGGTGGACAGTTCGATTGTAGTTTTTGTGTTGGTTGGATATTTTCTTGCCTTTTCATTGTATATCTGGGAAAGTTTCGTTCGTacgtcatgttttttttttttcctatcaaaTTTATGGTTGTTAGGTTCCAACTAAAGATGAACACTTAATATGGATTGTGAACTCTGACAACTTTTGCACTAGGTCGCTTATGTATTTTCTCCATTCAGTGAGAAGATATGGAAAATTTAGGAACACCTACAGATGCAGAACGTTTTATTCTGTTAGAAATCTCTCAATTGGGTAAACGAGCATAACAATAAAAGAATTATTTACTTTCACGAGGTTGAAAAAAGCTTGTGTTTCCATCTCTGTTGACGGTTTAGAAGATGTTCATGCTTCAGTTAAGCTTCCAACAGCACATTTGGACTTTATGTTCATTTTGTTGCAGTATTTAACACAAAAGTCCTATATGCTGTCAATCATATTCATTCGTTTTGGTGGGCTCATTGTAGTCACACAGCTGCTTTGGGTAATTGAGTTTCGGCAGGATGTGTAGCAAGCCCTTTTTCTTTGAAAGTTTCCAGGGTTTGGAATGCTGGAATAATTCACATTATGCTGAGAGTTTTCTTTACATTGTTGTTGAATATAACAGATAATATATTGACTTTGAAAAATGATGGGATTGTGGTAGGAAGATATCCCAATTTGAATGCTTTTACCAATGTCGGCTAGGATAATTTGTTTATGACTAAGTATTTGAGAGATTATGAAATTGATATGAGCTTATGGTGCAACCCAAACTCATCTCAATGGGCCTTGAAGACACCTAATAAGATCTTAAACTGATGTTCGAATTAGATAGAGTCTTAGGTTTGTATTTCAGAGATAAAAGACAGTTAAGTTTGCAGATAATCAACTCTTTGAATTTGAGGATCTCGACACTTTCGAAGGTTCAATTCAATATCTGAATAGGGATGTATCAAGGCTTCTTCAGGTGAGTGAAAATATTATGGGACTGAGCAGGATTATTGAGGCCATTATGAGAGAACAAGAATATTCGTCCCTTTCATCAGATTGAGGTAAATCCCTGGATCTGTTATCTTCTGTGGTCaattttgttgattttttatccaaacatattgaaaattcaaatatatatGATCCTATGTGTTAAAGATATATAACCTTATGCTCACGTCTAAGTACTCAGATGGCTAGAGCATTCAGTTGCCTACCAACAGGCTGGATTTTTTATTCCTCAGGAGTGTTTGTGTATGCGTAGTTGGTGCCTTGTGCACCATATATTTATGCATAGAGGGAAGGAGTGAGAAAAGAGAAAAGGATTTCATAAGAGAAATACTACTTGGTTTCCAAATAATGGGACACCGTTAACTTGAAATTCGTGGTGCAGTAGTCTGTTCTGTCTCGAATGACAGGGTGCAGGATCCACTTGCTGAACATGCTAATAGAGGTTGGCACAGCAAAATATTGTGTTTGAACTTCGAAGGGTGTGGGAAGTAGGAAAGAATTCAGTCCCTGGTAACACTGCATTGGTGGAAGTCTCATGGATTGGGTCACCAATTTTTAGAATGATAGTCCTTGTATCTTTTATTTAGTGTTCTACTTAGTCCTTGTATCATTGATTTACTGTTCTTCTGCATTTTGCATGACACTGAGTTTATTTCATTTTGTTCTACTTTTCTTATATCATCTGGCTAATAGTTCTTTTTCGTCACAGGATGGACGCCAAATTCGAGTTGGTGATTGTGCACTTTTTCAGGCTGGAAATGCTCCACCTTTCATTGGAATAATTCGCCAGTTTTCAAAAGGCAAAGAGGATCATCTTAAGTTGTGTGTTAACTGGCTTTACCGACCTGCTGACATTAAGCTTGCAAAAGGCATATTGCATGATGCTGCACCAAACGAAGTCTTTTACTCCTTCCACAAGGACGTGATTCCTACTGCTTCATTGCTCCATCCGTGTAAAGTTGCATTTTTGCAGAAGGGTGTTGAGCTTCCATTAGGGATACCATCTTTTGTCTGTAGGAGAGTATATGATATTGCTAATAAGCGCTTGTGGTGGTTGACTGATAAGGATTATATCAAtgtgagtttttcaatatatttgtTAAAATTGCTATTTGATGGTAGTGTTAGGACAAACCATTCTTATTCTGTCATTTATATTTGTGCACGTATCAACCTTTTACAGTTGTTCTTCCTCAGGAACATCAGGAAGAAGTGGATCAGCTTTTAAACAAAACTTGGCTAGAAATGCATGCAGCAGTGCAATCAGGTGGGCGGTCACCAAAATCTCTGAATGCTCCTGCAAGCACACAACAGTTAAAATCTGGTTCAGATAGCATCCAAAATAGTGGCACCTCCTTCTCTTCGCAGACCAAAGGAAAGAAAAGGTTGAGAAGTGATCAGGCTGTGGAGCATCTCAAGGGAGATCAAGACACAGAGACTGTCAAGCGAGACCAGGTAACAGAACCCATCAAGCGAGAGCATTCTGCTAAATCTG of Musa acuminata AAA Group cultivar baxijiao chromosome BXJ2-3, Cavendish_Baxijiao_AAA, whole genome shotgun sequence contains these proteins:
- the LOC103977453 gene encoding uncharacterized protein LOC103977453 isoform X2, with amino-acid sequence MEGGGGEELAVGCVLSLRTTLGDEIEGQIVAYDRPSNILVIQEGSSNAGARRNIRLLKANYIQDFTYLKKAEDPLDLNKCYIDLAGLQAREEASLRQAEIEAERIGVGVTSEAQSLFDALSKTLPVRWDKTVIVVMNEVRVSIPYLPENVTGGTPAANDRVKKVLEFERKRLQARGPGQF
- the LOC103977453 gene encoding uncharacterized protein LOC103977453 isoform X1; this encodes MEGGGGEELAVGCVLSLRTTLGDEIEGQIVAYDRPSNILVIRCSQEGSSNAGARRNIRLLKANYIQDFTYLKKAEDPLDLNKCYIDLAGLQAREEASLRQAEIEAERIGVGVTSEAQSLFDALSKTLPVRWDKTVIVVMNEVRVSIPYLPENVTGGTPAANDRVKKVLEFERKRLQARGPGQF